The nucleotide sequence CTGGAGTGGACATGCCAGTAGCAACCTTAGCAACATCCATGGCTGATGCTTCAGGCTTCTTATGTGAGTATAACACAAAGTAACCTAAAACAACCGTTGCTGCAAACCCACCAAGGGCCATTTTCATTGGACAATATGGTAACTTCTTAGTTTGGTGAAGCACTTCTGTTGTATGTAACTTTGccgatgatgatgttgatgaacAATGTTCTTTATTCACTGCCTCTGCTCTTGCCATGTTCACTTTCCCTTGTTCTACcattttttcttttgcttattaTATTATTGTTTTGATGTTTGTGCTTTGATTTGATTTTATaggtatttatatatatatgcttgTGTTGAAGAAAGAGAAGTTGTGTATGTACATGATTGGAGTGGTAACAAGGAATACAAGGCGAAAAATAAGTGAGTTGGGTATAAATGGAGCATCTTGAATAATTGGAGTGTTTGATATATAGTTGACTTTTTGTGTGGTTGACCTTCAAGAATTGCTTGATGCCACTAATAAATAAAGGTCATCACGTCTAAGGAGACTCACCATGTAATCATTGTTTGACCTTAGTTTTCTAAGTGGTCGTGAAATAAATAATCATCCTTTCCTTGGTGAGTGTATGATatataattacttaattacaATGCAAGTACTTATTATTGCTTAGTTGATCTAACATTAAATTTGAATGACAATAGGAGAGATTATAGAAATAAAACTTTTTATCTCACATTATTAGTCCAATTTTGTGCTGGGTAGTAAATTTAATCgtcaatcattttttttttattaagaataagaaaagtataggtagacaataaaaatattaaacaatgtgaaaaTTTGATATATCGAATATTCAATTCACTAAgtgtgcggatggttattttaatattaagatttagatggATAATTTGAGGTGTAATATGTTTTTACTTTATTAGGCCAATTTTAAAACCTATTATTCATTTTGTTCACAAAAACTATTGTCCACCTAGCAGAGTCCGAAAGATTAACTTGAACACACTTTTTTAATATATAGCATACATGTCATCCTTAAAATTCCAACAACTCTTCCTAAGTGCAAACTTTTGAGTTTTGATGTCAAAACACAACCATTTCccaaaaaaataaaccaaaataagATGTAATATATAAACCCTATAGATAACACCACAATAATAAACTAACTTAGCTTAGTCGAGTCCGCGTAAATAAATATTGGGGGTTCGAATCCCACCTTATGCATACAGCAACCTATTGACGATAAATCCTTAAATAAAATTTAGTTCCGCGACGGATTAATCATTAATCTCTCACGCCGTAGGATATCGTGaacaaccgaaaaaaaaaaaaaagataacacaATAATAGCTCAAATAACGATGAAGAACAGCATGACCAATGAAACTTCGAAACCCATGATGAATCCGGCAGGTGGAGTGCGAGCAAGAGCACCTTGATTACTTGACAGTGGCGCCGCCGGCGAGGGCGAGGGAGGCAGGGGCAGTGAATGATTAGGAGAAGTTGGTTGGTGGTGGTGAATGGCAGACATAACAACCACTGCAAGCTTCAAACCCATGTGGCAATGAGATTCTTGTCCACTTATGAAGTGAATTGGACCTGAACTCCTCAAAATCACTTTGGTATTCCCATCGTTGAATCTCTGGTGATCATCTCCAACCCTCTCACAACTTTCATAGTCCTCCTCAGGCACCATTTGCACCGATTCTGTCATGTTGTCGTATTTGAATACTATATGCATGCAATTAAGTTTTTGGAATAAGTTATTTCTCAActcatacataaaaaaaaaggTGGAAACTCAGGCGCAGtggacttcatgtgaagttgatatctgagagccgttagatgatttgactgatttgactaaattttcatctaacggctctcaaatatcaacttcacgtgaaatcgactgcCCCTAAGTTTCCACCTAAAAAAAATGCCTTGCACACTTAGTTGTAAGTTGTAACTTGTAATGCAAGTATGGTGAACGTTCACATGCAGTTATTTTCATGTGAAGTTCATAATTGAGAACAGataaatgataatttagtcaaacttatcaaattatctaacgatTCTCAAATATTAATTTCACATAGAGATTGTAATGTAATAGTAGTTGCTTACTGAGGGCATCACCGATTTTGAAGCGGTGGGTGCCAGCCCACCGGTTGAGAAAATCTGGTGATGGAAGTGGAACCTTCCAAGAATCTTCACTGCCTCCAACCAAAAATTCTCTGCCTTCAGAGTTGAAAATTAGTAGCAACAATGTCGTTGACATCATGATGATCAAGAAGAATAATGGAAATGGAGATACATTTTGTATGGAAGCCATTGATGAATGTTAGGATATCTGTGTGTGAGAGAGGAAGCAATAATGGCCACTTAAATAGTAAGGTTTCCAGTGCTTTATAGTCTTTTTATTTCTCGTTGTAGCTCTTATGTATAATATATTAAACTTGGAGTTATTGAAGTGATAGAAGAATGCAATTAATTTATACTATACTATATACTATATCTATAATATTTGAAAGACAAAAAAAATCAGTTCAAAGAACTCAAAGTTATCTTATTTAGCAATATAACTAATTTCTGTTTTGAATAATTGAGATTAGGAGAATAATAAAATATGGGATGAATGAAAACCAGAATGAGCATGGACAAATGAATAGCTGGGCAGGCGAGTGAGACATATCATGCCTTGAGTTTTAACTTTTGAAGACTTTAAAGAAGGCAATGTTGTAGCTTTTGGCAATGTTGTAGGATGGAAAGGGAGAAAATGGAAAATGAAGAGGTGGAACTGTTTTTTGGTTCAGAACAAGAGCCAAATAGGTGTCGGGTCTCTGTCACATCTTCACACTTGTGACTTCCTTTTCTGGCTAATCAGAATCCTAAATTGCACATGTACACACACGATCAAACACTACTTCCACAGGGTAAACTAATCATCAGAAATTGCGCGTTCTGCCACAATTTACAAGCCTAATTTAAGTTTTAACGTATTATTGGGGACGGATGCCAAATGCCAAATACGAGATTCTGATTCTCCTCTATGCTATTCAGGTCTCACATTATTATAAATTTCTAATGTCGAAAATTTACACCAAAATGATTAAGCTGCACGCCTCGTACTCATACGACATTCTCTCCATAAATTTTCGGGATATCGTACAAGTTGAGGCATCTACTCTTCACCTAAATTTTGTATTGATGATATATAAACTTGCGTTTATTTATTCCCATTAATGATTGATGATATGTTAAGTTTTTCGAAACAGAATTTCTTGATAGCGAAGAAAGCTTTAGCACATCACACGATATATGTACCAAAAAAACGACAAAGATTTCCTCAAGGTGGAAAGAGGGAAGAAGGTTTCCATTACAAGCAATTCAAAGTGCCTCCGAAGTCGGCTACACACACGGTTTTGCTTACATAGTAGTAACAGGAATCAAGGGGGGATAGGGATAGGATAACAACAAACACAGACATGCATATGACAAGAGAAGTGAACAGCTTGCAGGCGAAATAACAGTGTTATCCTCTCACTTAAGGAGGGTCTTCACAATTGATTTAACATTCAGTTTCTTAAGATCGGTATAGGACTGTCCGCAACCCACAAACATGACCGGAGCTCCAGATATGTATACCATAGAGAGCGCAGCTCCAACCTGACACAAGGAAACATAAGTTAACAGACGGAACATTCCCAAATACGATCCAAAGGCCCAATGCTAATTTCATTTCCTTGCAATATTACAACACACACCTTATCATCAATGGTGTCAAACTTTGTGAGCAAGATCCCATCTATTAATCTGGGTGTGGAAGAAGTAGAAAGGTCTGCCAATTTCTGCAACCAAATAGCTGGGTTCAATAACTAGATAAACAAAAATAGAAGGGGGAAAACGAAAGAACTTCACTTGACAAAAGTATTAAAGATATAGAATTGAACCTGATTGAACTTCGAAAGCTGATCAACAGCATCATTACCAACCAGTGCTTCTCCGACAAATAGAACCAGGTCAGGATTGTTGAGGTATATGAGCTTTGAAAGTGCTCTCATCAGTGGTTCATTGTCCTGAAAACCAACAGTAACATATTAGCAGTGACTCAATTGTACATTAATGGTCTCATGCCATCAATGAAGATTATTTTCCCATGATAAAAGTAACCGCATACCTGCATACGACCAGCGGTATCAACCAGAACCACATCAGAACCATTACGTGAAGCTTCCTGAATTGCTTCTTTTGCCACAACAGCAGGATCTTTCTCATAACCCTTCTCGAATATAGGGATCTGGAAATGGAAATTGTAAGATAATATGCTTCCAATGAAGAATGCATGGATACACTTTTGAgtagttaaaataaaaataaacctcAAGTCTGCGTGCATGGGTCCGCAGCTGCTCAACAGCCCCTGACCGAAATGTATCACATGCAGCCATCATGACACTGACGTTGTGTTGCTGAAGCCAGTACGCAACCTACACGGTGGAACAAATAGTACTTCCCATCAGGTTAAACACAACCCCAACATATAGAATCTTAAATAAATTGAAGGAAAAAGATTATTCTCCTTCACCTTAGCCAGATTAGTAGATTTTCCAACTCCATTAACTCCAACAAATACAACAACATATGGTTTCCTTTGCTCCTTGGCAGCATGCACATCCCTCAATATGTCAATAGAGCGTCTAGGGGTTAAAATACGCACAAGGGCTTCTTCCATTGCAGCCTGTATTGATTTTGAACCATAGCATCAGCACATACCTtataatacaacaacaacaacaacaactgccTTATCCCACTAGGTCGGGTCGGCTACATAGATTAAATAACGCCAATGCGccctatcatgtatcatgtctacagtgAGAATTAAGGGAGAGACTGGATCATACATACCTAAGGTATccttataataatttaaaaaaaaagaaaaaggtcagAATTAAGGGAGAGAACTGGATCATACATGCACTGTTGAAGATATCCTTGTAAATGAAGCTAGCTTCTTTCCTTCAAGACTTGCTGCCACTGATTCACATAGTTTCTCCGCTATTTCCTCAGCCTAAAAGTGATGGCAGTGTAGAAAAAAATTAGCCAATTTCATAGAGCAAAAGTAGCTTAATATAAACCACTTATTAGATATGCAAGAGGAAACAAAAACAGGGTCCATAACAGATGCATACCACATTCTTGGTCATCAGCCTATCCTTCAGAGCTTTCAAAGCTGGTTCCAAGTCTGACTTCTCCAAATTTGCTTTCCCAGCAATACTGAGAACAAGGAAGTGCAGCAATATGTAATTAGTCACTCTCAATTACCGCAAATTATACCAACAAAAATTTATGCAACTTACGCTTAAAAAAAAGTGAACCTAAAACAAAAAACATCATGCTCACAACTTTAAACACACAATCAACTAACTTTGCTGCCCGAAGTTCCCACCCAAGCTTCTCCTAGTGAACTACAGTATGGATATGGATCTCATCATTTCATATTAAATTTCTCTCTGTAATTCTAaattttccttctcttctctctataGCTATGCAATTTGCTCCTATGTAACACTTATAAAATGAGTTCCTGATGAGACAAAGTACAAAATCTTCACATACAAAGTTAAATAACGAATGTATATCTAAATATCAATTTTCAGGAATTCATACGGCAAAGCATCCATGCAACCCCATAAGGTACACTACATCTCATTCTAGCAACATATTCAAACAACTTAATACAATTCTAAACAGAGCAAGCAAAATTCCGCCACAATACAAAGATCAAGTTCAATAGTTGAGCAATCTTACCTCTGGAACATAGAGGAAAACCAGCCCTTCTTCTTAGCATCAGGCTTACTGTTCTTCCCAGTGTCATCACCATCCTCCTCCTCTTCATCCTCGCTATCGCTGCTAACAACTTCATCCTTATCCATCATACTCTCCCCTTGCTCTTTAGCCAGAAAATCAACTTTCCTATCCCCACCATCATCAGCCCCATGATCTGTAAAATCCAGTTTGGTCTCAGGGGTCGAATCATCCCAAACCCTATTCTTCTTCACTGCCTTCTTTGGAGGCTCCGCCTTGGAAGGACCCTTGGCAGAAACAGCACCATCACCTCCCTTCTTCCCATTCCCACCTTTGGACCTAAGCTTTTGAAGCCTATTTACATCAAAAGCCCCAAGATTGGAGCTCTCATTCTCCTTACCATTCACACTACTACCTTTCAAGTTAGTCTCTTTAACTACAACAAAATTATCATTAGTGTGTCCATTCTCCAATCTACCCCCTTTCTTCCTATCACCATCACCATCTCCATCACCACCACTGCTCTTCttcttaccaccaccaccaccttcgGATCCAACCTTGTGCCCTAACCCCTGCTTCTTGCTGTTGCTATTCCCACCGCCACCGGCGACGGTCCTCCCAACAGGATTCGCCTTCTTGAGATCCTCAGCTCGTGCCTCAGCCTCCGCCTTCAGCTGGCGGAAAATCTCGTCAAAATCTCGGTACTCCGTCCTCTTCTCGTCGTAGATCTGCGAGAATTCGCGCTTGACGGCGGCGAGAAGATCGTCGACATAAAGGAGGTGGAGAATCCGCTGGTAGACCGCAACAAAAACAAGCCCTAGATCGTTGTGGAAGGTCCACTTGAGGGAGTAAGAAGCTCCAGGTGCATCGTAGTTGTAGCTGGCGTCACCGGATCGCTCTTCCAACAAACAAGATCGAATCAAGGTGTCGATCGGAGAACCCTTGAGGGCGTTACCGAGCTCCCTGCATGTCCACAGGATCAAGCCTCCCCTCGTAAATATCAACAACTGCTCCAACATCTTCTTCGATCGCGATTACGATCCTGCAGGAAATTCGAAACCTGGAAAATTTTCAGCTTAAGGAAACGAATCTAAATCNNNNNNNNNNNNNNNNNNAATCATGAAATTGAAAAGTAAGCTCTTCGAATCAATCAAGCAATACCTAATATTTTTCtcgattttttctttttcttttgggttTGAATAGGTTAGGTTTttggagaaaaattaaaaaacgtAAAATAAATTAAGACTAGACAAGGGTGAAGGGGAAGAGGGAGGTTTACAGTTATAGTTACGGACGGTGGAAAATGACACGTGTTAGATTTAAGGTGGGGTGAGGTGGAAACCGCGCACGCCGTCATTTATTACTAGTTTGAAGCTTTTGGTCAAACccacttcttctacttctttctcctTTCCCTTCTTAAAAAGGTCAAATCAATACGGAATTTTGCCTTTTAtccattatttaatatttaatatttaatgtcTATATATTATagttaagaaaaaaaatagaaaaagaaaagagtttGATTTCTTATACAATTCTTAAAATATAATCAATGACTTGTTAGAAATTGTACAGGATGTATCTTGAGAGATGGATTGGGAATTTACGAATTGGGACAGATGTCAGATCTTTTTATTGGATAATGGAGGGAGATATTTGTAAAGATACTCTAATATTCAAGTTAAAATGTAtttgagaggtataaggtgtgtagGGTAAATGTCATATCTGGAGGGAGCCTGAAACTTTCCTTTATATACGTGATGGTGAGTGTCTTATCTTATCTGTATCTGGCTAAGATAAGAgagtcttttgatttttttttttgtcagtaaATTGTACAACTCCCAATCCTAGGTATTCTAATGGATTGGACAACTCCTAATTCTAAGTACACAACACACCTACACACTTCTCACACTTTTATCACATTTTTTTCTCAATTGCAATCTCTAGGATTTGAACCCTAGACCTTTGAATTTGAACGTTGGTTAGGAACTCTAATAGGCCGATTTTGGACTTTCTAAAAGAGCGGTGTAGTTTAGACTCAAATAACCGGTTTTAAAGACTATTCCAGATATAAGATAGCTGTGGGTCGAGTCCATAACAGAAATgaatatttacaaaaaaaaaagttattattaTCAATAATGTATTAGACACTTACTTAAACTCCTTAGTTAGGAAATAATTCATTTGGTTTCTagaaaataaaacgaaaaagaTATTACTAATTAAGATAGAATAAGTTGACAATTTTGANNNNNNNNNNNNNNNNNNNNNNNNNNNNNNNNNNNNNNNNNNNNNNNNNNNNNNNNNNNACATAGCACTGGTGATAATCAAAGGATCTTTTGGAGTTTTTATTTTTGGTCATCATGGACCACAATTGTTTCTTCTGGGTTAAGCATTTCCACCACAAAATGCAAATCAACATTCaacaaaatatgttttttttcATTTGGTCTAAGTGCAATTGTAAAGCCTCCTTTCGTTTGATCTTTGGGATGAACATTATTTTTGTATGGAAGCCCATTTTATTGGGCCAAATTTGGGATTTGGTGCATATGAACTAGTAAGACACAAGCTACGTTTGGGTACGGAGAACAAGAAAAGACAAAACATTAAGAATAAGAcataaaaaatagaaacaaaaattagtatttttatattttgttttatgataagtcaaaataaattataaaagttcaatttttttttcttcattcaaaaaatttgaaaaaaaaatataataattaataaaaataataaaaaataaaaaataaattgtattatttgttagtgtctctataTCTTTCTTGTTATAATagatacaaaatacactaattcagtatcTTTAAATATAATGTCTCTATCTATATCTCATCTGTTAAATATAATTTTGTATCTTTATATCTCTGTCTGAATGTCCTATGCATATAACAAACACACTGTTTATTTTGCAAAGACAGTTGAGATACTAACAGAATGCAACTGGAGTTTTGGTTGATTGATAATATATGATGTCTCTTAATATGCAGTATTTAGATTTGAATCTTGGTAATAGCCAAATAGTGGATAGAGCTTTTAAATATGTATGTAGATGTGTAGTGTAGGTGATTTTATAATATCTAAAAGAGTAAAGTACTATTTTGGTTCTTAATATTTTAATCatcttatttttattctaaaacgtTTAAAATGTCATTAATATTATTTCATTGTCAAATTCTTCATTAATAATTGACGAAATTGATGTATTGTTAAtaatgtttttgttaaaattaaatttgttCAATCTCCTCTTCTATCTTCACTCTCTCAACAAGTTCAAATTTCATTTTTCTACTCCCTTTTTCTTCCTCTTCAAACCCCTCCTAGAGAATTAATAGTGTAAAAGGGAATAGGAGAATGGAGTTTGAATTTGTTGAGAAAGTGAAGGTGGAGAAGGGAGTTGCACAAATGTAGCTTTAACGAAATCATTATTAACAGTATATTAATTTCGTTAAGTGTTAGTGAGTACTTTAATGGTGGATAATattgatattattttaaattttttgagatAAAAATAAGACGATTAAAATGTtagagactaaaataaaattcacCCCAAATATTAAGAACCAAAAGAGTATTTTACTCATATCTAACATTGGAGTTATACAATTTATCTAACCAAAAATAAAGAAGACACTAACATAATGAGTTAAGGCTTAGACTCAAAATTAAAGTAATTAATGCAATTAATTTGTCAACAGCTCACATCCATAATATCCTGTTCCAAACTTGCAATGGTAAATTGGTAATGTGCTTTATTATTAACTAACTAGTAAGAGCTCATGATTCATGCAATGCAATTCATATTATTAGTTATTGCTTTTGTTCTAAGATCTAAGCTCAGTTATATATTGAACATTTTTCTTTTGAAGAAAACATTTCgtaatttcaaataaattagaTCATCACATAAGATAATATGGATTAATTGGTAACTTTTCCAACTTCTTTGTCCAACTAATTAAGCGTTATCTATTAATTATTTAGGAATTTGTCCCATTCAGATGCTGCAACAAACAAAAAAGTTACATGAATAATGTTTGGATGCAAACCATTAATCATTTTTTATGACAATGACTATGATCTGAGCAACAGCACATAACTATTATATTCATCAATGCCATTGCTCATGATGGACGCTTACGGCAATATAGGTTAAAAGAGTAGAGTgataattagatttttaaaaattttgtttttggattaattaacttaaaaaaaatattaatttgattctcaatgaTAATAAACAGtagatatataatatttttttattaatttattatgtaaaattaaCAACTTTTGATATTAAACTTCACCTGTATTTAATAGGATTTGtagtaaataaaaaatagttaatcAAGATTATATGAAACCCAAAAGATAATAAATATTTCACTGTCCAAAATTATAtcacttttatatttatttgacAGCAACTAAACACGTATCGCGGTAGATAATATGGACAACTCCATTTTTTTTCACACTATTCATTGACGAAAAACATATATATTCACTATCTATTATCgtgaaaaatttaattaatatttttttcttcaaaaattaattagTCTAAGGNNNNNNNNNNNNNNNNNNNNNNNNNNNNNNNNNNNNNNNNNNNNNNNNNNNNNNNNNNNNNNNNNNNNNNNNNNNNNNNNNNNNNNNNNNNNNNNNNNNNNNNNNNNNNNNNCGTTTaatatttaatttcattttttattgttttttttgttttatttatagaattaaaaataaaaaattatattttattttctcaaatattaaaaaaattggagAAGATTCATTTCCGTCTTAGAATATTTATTACCACTAGTGTAGTTTAATAGTAATTCAACGCTTGCATGCACGTGGAAACAATACAAATACGGCAAATCATTTCACCTAATTAAAAAGTGTATGTATAATGTATGActcatttatttatttgatttcatGAAATAATTTACAAAACAAGCAAGCATAACATGCACACTAGTGTATGGTCGATCAATCTCAGTTAGTTACTGATAGCTTTTATTATTTGAAAGCGTGTTGAACTTCAACCTTCTACTATTAGCTACCCTATTTAATTTTTCACGTGGAGGTGGATGAATCTATTACCCATAACATTTATTTGATTCAGCACAGTCAACTCTTGCAGGATATGTGAGATATATGGTCAAAGCAAAGCCCCACACCCTTATATATTCATGAATATTATTGGAAGTTAATTGAGTCAAAGAATTAAAGAACAAGCTTCTTGTTTAATTACCTAGCTAAGCTAATACTCTATTATAGTTTTGTTACAACTTCACATACACAATTGTCTTTATATGAAATTAATAACAAAAAACCGTTAGCGAGTTTTTACATTATTCATTACGGTTAATCCACTACTGATATGCtaactaaaatagcatggttctgaaaaccgaaccggatcGGCTGGTTCAACTGAAAAAACCGGGAACCAGTCACCTAACCGGTCCGGGTAAGGTCAGAAACCGGCTGGTAAAAAATCGGTAAAAAAATCGGTCGAACCGACAGTTAACCAGTGAACCGGGAGAACCGTCCGGTTTTTTCACGGTTTATTGGTTTGAAAATTAAActtcaaaacggcgtcgttttgaaggagaaaaaaaaaaaagagaaaagggcTATCTTCAGCCAcgaaccctaaatccctaattgCCACCAGCCACCACCCTCAGTCAGTATCTCAGTTTCTCTCACCCTCCGACAGGCCACAACCCCTCATCGCCGTCGCACCTCTCCTCCATCGTAGTCGCCCAGCTCGCCACCTCCACCGTCGCACCTCTCCTCCATCGCCGTCGCCCAGCTCCCCACCTCCACCGTCGCACCTCTCCTCCATCACCGTCGCCCAGCTCCCCACCTCCACCGTCGTTGCCCAGCTCTCCACCTCGCCCAGCTCGCCGGTAATACTCTGCCTTCCACCTCGGTTCATGTATGCGGGCATGATTCTGTTCATGGTTCTGTTCTTGTTCCTGTTCTTCTCTATCACAGAAAACATGTTGCTCTCTGTTCATGTTCCTTTTCTGTTCATGACTTCATGTTTATCTTTGATGTTTCTGTTCCTATATCTGTTTAATTTTGATGCTTCAATTTTTTGCTGCTTAAATTGGGCTAAAGTTGAATTTGAAGAAAACCAAGATTGCCTTAATCTTTTTGAAAAGCTACATATCTTCCTTGCCTATTTTTTCTCTGTAATATTCTGTAGTGTTTGATATTCATATTATGGAGGATAAGATTGAATCATGCTAAATCAGTAAATCCTAATAAAAGTGAGCAAATCTATTGGACAAAGCAGGGCAAATTGTGTTCCTTAATAATAACGATTAAGAAAGTAATATGTATTGTTTTGACAGCAATAGTCTGCCTGactatgtgtgtgtgtgttctggATGAAATTTGGTGTTGCTAATAGCCTAATATCTTTCTATTCTTTGTTGTGAAAATTTGCCATATCTGATTAGAAAACTCCTTGTTTGTGTATAGAAACCATAGGGATAGTCCTTGTTTGTGTATAGAAagttagtaattgtatcttttgaatgtagaacactATAGGTTTGTCATTATGtacgttttattttttgtttagttataaactttgatgttttTTCAACTATTTAAGTAACTAATTAAGCGACTACTAATGTATCTCTTTTTACAAGA is from Arachis ipaensis cultivar K30076 chromosome B01, Araip1.1, whole genome shotgun sequence and encodes:
- the LOC107641296 gene encoding signal recognition particle receptor subunit alpha, coding for MLEQLLIFTRGGLILWTCRELGNALKGSPIDTLIRSCLLEERSGDASYNYDAPGASYSLKWTFHNDLGLVFVAVYQRILHLLYVDDLLAAVKREFSQIYDEKRTEYRDFDEIFRQLKAEAEARAEDLKKANPVGRTVAGGGGNSNSKKQGLGHKVGSEGGGGGKKKSSGGDGDGDGDRKKGGRLENGHTNDNFVVVKETNLKGSSVNGKENESSNLGAFDVNRLQKLRSKGGNGKKGGDGAVSAKGPSKAEPPKKAVKKNRVWDDSTPETKLDFTDHGADDGGDRKVDFLAKEQGESMMDKDEVVSSDSEDEEEEDGDDTGKNSKPDAKKKGWFSSMFQSIAGKANLEKSDLEPALKALKDRLMTKNVAEEIAEKLCESVAASLEGKKLASFTRISSTVHAAMEEALVRILTPRRSIDILRDVHAAKEQRKPYVVVFVGVNGVGKSTNLAKVAYWLQQHNVSVMMAACDTFRSGAVEQLRTHARRLEIPIFEKGYEKDPAVVAKEAIQEASRNGSDVVLVDTAGRMQDNEPLMRALSKLIYLNNPDLVLFVGEALVGNDAVDQLSKFNQKLADLSTSSTPRLIDGILLTKFDTIDDKVGAALSMVYISGAPVMFVGCGQSYTDLKKLNVKSIVKTLLK
- the LOC107620351 gene encoding early nodulin-16-like, with amino-acid sequence MASIQNVSPFPLFFLIIMMSTTLLLLIFNSEGREFLVGGSEDSWKVPLPSPDFLNRWAGTHRFKIGDALIFKYDNMTESVQMVPEEDYESCERVGDDHQRFNDGNTKVILRSSGPIHFISGQESHCHMGLKLAVVVMSAIHHHQPTSPNHSLPLPPSPSPAAPLSSNQGALARTPPAGFIMGFEVSLVMLFFIVI